A DNA window from Bombus vancouverensis nearcticus chromosome 6, iyBomVanc1_principal, whole genome shotgun sequence contains the following coding sequences:
- the LOC117157621 gene encoding uncharacterized protein LOC117157621, with translation MSRIRNVEGELKHSLRLLHPLLRIVGAWPYFVPTSVFSTILKWCLIFICYFLQLLLLIPSFVYIFGKETNSRKQLKLLAPHINGLVQLTKYTFLLYRMHDFKELMEVMRNDWLNATEENRKIFRENAEVGYKALLGLAIILYSSSFCNRMIIPLSKGRIVLPDNTTIRLLSTQSHFAFFDAHRTPNYEIIFTLQILGAFVIYTILCGTLGLTSLICIHMSSLLRILANMMIELSDQPDTSENAVHKMIKDIVEYRTKVKK, from the coding sequence ATGTCTCGAATAAGAAACGTCGAGGGAGAACTGAAGCATTCCCTAAGGTTATTACATCCGCTTTTAAGAATAGTCGGTGCCTGGCCGTACTTTGTCCCAACTTCTGTCTTCTCAACAATCTTGAAATGGTGTCTAATATTCATCTGTTATTTCTTACAATTACTGTTGCTGATTCCAAGCTTCGTATATATATTTGGGAAAGAAACGAATAGTAGAAAACAATTGAAACTGCTTGCACCTCATATTAATGGTTTGGTGCAACTGACCAAATACACGTTCCTGTTGTATCGAATGCACGATTTCAAGGAATTAATGGAGGTGATGAGGAACGACTGGTTAAACGCTACGGAAGAGAATCGAAAAATTTTTCGGGAAAATGCGGAAGTTGGATACAAAGCGTTATTGGGACTGGCAATTATTCTATACAGTAGCAGTTTCTGTAATCGGATGATCATCCCACTTTCGAAAGGAAGAATCGTCCTGCCGGATAATACTACTATAAGGCTGCTATCCACTCAAAGCCATTTTGCATTCTTTGATGCACATCGTACACCGAACTACGAGATAATATTCACTCTGCAAATTCTCGGCGCATTCGTCATCTACACGATTTTATGTGGTACCCTAGGGCTTACTTCGTTAATTTGTATACATATGTCCAGTTTATTGAGGATCTTAGCGAATATGATGATCGAGCTATCGGATCAACCCGACACGAGTGAGAATGCTGTGCACAAAATGATCAAAGATATTGTTGAATATCGAACGAAGGTTAAAAAGTGA
- the LOC117157620 gene encoding odorant receptor 13a-like — translation MSKCSAMKKTSQLTKREEDMKYATRYVKPILGAIGAWPVSFSPSFTSKILLRIEHILTYFLFFLIIVPTIMYVFFKEKNNKIRLKLMGPIINCTMQFCKYTILLWRASEVQKGLDVMKQDWITATDENRLIFRSKAKIARRVVLTAAITMYGGGLCYRTILPLLKGSIVTPDNITIRPLPCPSYFVILDEQKSPNYEILFLVQILAGFVIYAVISGSCGLSALFVLHACSMLRILVDKMKALVDLRDMSDTMVQRRIMDIVEYQTKIKRFLKNIETITEYICLTEMMGGTCLVCLVGYYILMEWENNNIAAVLIYVTLQISCTFCVFILCYIGQLLIDENQIVGQASCMINWYHLSTKHMRSLILIIAMSNYPMKLMAGKMIEMSLATFTGVMKLSMGYLNILREVI, via the exons ATGTCAAAGTGTTCAGCCATGAAAAAGACATCTCAACTAACAAAGAGGGAAGAGGATATGAAATACGCCACGAGATACGTGAAACCAATTTTAGGAGCAATTGGCGCGTGGCCCGTTTCATTTTCCCCTTCCTTCACGTcgaaaattttattaagaatAGAACACATTCTCACGTACTTCctatttttcttaataattgTACCAACCATCATGTACGTGTTTTTCAAAGAGAAAAACAACAAGATTAGACTGAAACTTATGGGACCGATTATTAACTGCACTATGCAGTTCTGCAAATATACGATCCTTCTGTGGCGGGCAAGCGAAGTTCAAAAAGGTTTGGATGTGATGAAACAGGACTGGATAACAGCCACGGACGAGAATCGATTGATTTTTCGCTCGAAAGCGAAAATCGCGAGAAGAGTGGTGCTAACCGCTGCAATTACTATGTACGGAGGTGGTTTATGCTACAGGACGATCCTCCCTCTTCTTAAAGGATCTATCGTCACTCCTGACAATATTACTATAAGACCATTGCCCTGTCCGAGTTATTTCGTAATACTCGACGAACAAAAATCTCCAAATTACGAAATATTGTTTCTAGTGCAAATTTTGGCTGGATTTGTTATTTACGCAGTTATTAGTGGTTCTTGCGGTCTTTCTGCTCTTTTTGTTCTGCATGCGTGTAGCATGCTGAGGATCTTGGTGGACAAGATGAAGGCTCTGGTGGATTTGAGGGACATGTCTGACACGATGGTCCAACGGAGGATCATGGATATCGTTGAATATCAGACGAAAATAAAGAG ATTTTTAAAGAACATTGAAACAATTACAGAGTACATTTGTCTAACGGAAATGATGGGTGGTACGTGTTTAGTTTGTCTCGTGGGATATTATATTCTCATG GAATGGGAGAATAATAACATCGCGGCTGTACTGATTTATGTCACGTTACAAATATCCTGTACCTTCTGTGTCTTTATACTCTGTTACATTGGTCAACTTCTTATTGATGAA AACCAGATTGTAGGACAGGCATCATGCATGATCAATTGGTATCATCTCTCGACCAAACATATGCGTTCTTTAATACTAATTATCGCTATGTCTAATTATCCGATGAAATTGATGGCTGGTAAGATGATTGAAATGTCTCTAGCTACTTTTACCGGC gTCATGAAATTGTCAATGGGATATTTAAACATTCTACGCGAAGTTATCTAA
- the LOC117157654 gene encoding odorant receptor 13a-like, producing MVPTLMHVFLKETNNKIRLKLMGPIINCSMQFCAYTILLCRANEIQNGLNVIKQDWITATEENRLIFRSKAKIARRVVLTVAITMYGGGLCYRTVLPLLKGTIVTPGNVTIRPLPCPSYFVILDEQKSPNYEILFVLQVMAGFVIYAVISGSCGLSALFVLHACSMLSILVDKMKALVDMRDMSDTMVQRRIMDIVEHQTKIKGFLKNIETITQYVCLSEMICGTSLVCLVGYYIVMEWENNNATAVLIYSTIQISCTFSVFILCYIGQLLVDENRIVGQASYMINWYYLSRKHMRSLILIIAMSNYPMKLMAGKMVEMSLATFTDVMKMSMGYLNILRNVI from the exons ATGGTGCCGACCCTTATGCACGTGTTTCTGAAAgagacaaataataaaattagacTGAAGCTCATGGGACCGATTATCAACTGTAGCATGCAATTTTGCGCATATACGATCCTTCTGTGTCGAGCGAATGAGATCCAAAATGGTTTGAACGTGATAAAGCAGGATTGGATAACAGCCACGGAAGAGAACCGATTGATTTTCCGCTCGAAAGCGAAGATCGCGAGAAGAGTGGTGTTAACCGTTGCGATTACCATGTACGGAGGTGGTTTGTGCTATAGGACTGTTCTTCCTCTTCTTAAAGGAACTATCGTCACTCCTGGCAATGTTACTATAAGACCATTGCCCTGTCCGAGTTATTTCGTAATTCTCGACGAACAAAAGTCTCCAAATTACGAAATATTGTTTGTACTGCAAGTTATGGCTGGATTTGTTATTTACGCAGTTATTAGTGGCTCCTGCGGTCTTTCTGCTCTTTTTGTTCTGCATGCGTGTAGCATGCTGAGCATCTTGGTGGACAAGATGAAGGCTCTGGTGGATATGAGGGACATGTCTGACACGATGGTCCAACGGAGGATCATGGATATCGTTGAACATCAGACGAAGATAAAAGG ATTTTTAAAGAACATTGAAACGATTACACAGTACGTTTGTTTGTCCGAAATGATTTGCGGCACCAGTCTGGTTTGTCTTGTAGGATATTATATCGTCATG GAGTGGGAGAATAATAATGCCACGGCGGTTTTGATTTATAGCACGATACAAATATCGTGTACCTTTTCTGTCTTTATTCTCTGTTATATCGGCCAACTTCTCGTAGACGAA AACCGCATTGTTGGACAGGCATCATACATGATCAACTGGTATTATCTTTCAAGGAAACATATGCGTTCTTTAATACTAATTATCGCTATGTCTAATTACCCGATGAAATTGATGGCTGGTAAGATGGTCGAAATGTCTCTAGCTACTTTCACCGAC GTCATGAAAATGTCAATGGGATATTTAAACATTCTACGGAACGTCATCTAG